A single window of Vigna unguiculata cultivar IT97K-499-35 chromosome 1, ASM411807v1, whole genome shotgun sequence DNA harbors:
- the LOC114176193 gene encoding cation/H(+) antiporter 15-like, which translates to MKQNSITTVYNDTSTGNLVVCLNSDRTIASLGMWIGDNPLDFVIPITLCQVIILVSLSKLLHFLLKAIHTPKFVCSIIAGVLMGPTCFGHNEAFLGTLFPLKQALIMNTLAKIGTIYCVFLTSLKMDVLTTLKAAKRCWRFGVFPFFASFFVTSTMLYLYSPHSANREENKVSIYNFPNVFTLSSFAVISETLMELNILATELGQIALSAAMISEILQWSTMELQFNSNLSAEFIVVLLAGVCGFGVVCVFIVRPLVNIVVEKTQPGESMKEAYVVMLLLGPLVMAAISDSLGLFFIVGPLLFGFILPNGPPVATTIIERVELIVSELFMPFFYMYVGKRTDLSGIHDHWDVALTVQGILFLGCVVKVIDLEVYSVAVMYVVLITIFCVPSIKFLYRHCRVCITPTVHEGRVRTIQNFKADTDFNIVSCVHTDQHVHSMIALTESCNPTRESPICLFVIHLIELSGKSTPILLPMNKNNRKSLSVNYPNTNRILRAFENYSENSSGPVTVLSYVNVAPYKSMYEAVCNLAEDNSVHLLIIPFHQNDQSLGIHVCTIFRELNANFATYSKGTLGILVDRLSVLSMSNYNLSFHVGVFFVGGEDDREALALGIRMLERANTRVTLIRFVLPRKGDSGFVIFGEVQNEEDALESTLDESLIDEFLAKRDYSFDVVNVVYHEVAVEDCIQVLEAIREMENDYDLVMVGKQHNMGDFREEEMSNLMDNSDQLGILGDMLASNEFCEGKTPVLVMKCGVKRVKQMRNSGRHVFRSGLSF; encoded by the exons ATGAAGCAGAATTCCATAACCACTGTATATAATGATACGAGCACTGGTAATTTGGTGGTATGTCTAAACAGTGACAGAACTATAGCCTCTTTAGGCATGTGGATTGGCGATAATCCATTGGATTTTGTGATTCCTATCACATTGTGTCAAGTCATCATACTCGTTTCACTCTCAAAACTGTTGCATTTTCTCCTCAAGGCAATACATACACCTAAATTCGTATGCTCAATCATC GCGGGAGTTCTGATGGGGCCAACGTGCTTCGGGCACAACGAAGCATTCCTTGGGACTTTGTTTCCGCTAAAACAAGCTTTGATTATGAATACGTTGGCCAAAATAGGAACAATTTACTGTGTGTTCCTAACAAGTCTGAAAATGGATGTATTGACAACATTAAAAGCAGCGAAACGATGTTGGCGATTCGGCGTGTTTCCCTTCTTCGCTTCCTTCTTCGTGACATCGACTATGTTGTATTTGTATTCGCCCCATAGCGCgaacagagaagaaaacaaagtgTCGATATACAACTTCCCCAACGTCTTCACCCTGAGCAGTTTCGCTGTTATATCAGAAACCCTGATGGAACTCAACATCTTGGCCACGGAACTGGGCCAAATCGCTTTGTCTGCTGCCATGATCAGCGAGATATTGCAATGGTCTACGATGGAGCTCCAGTTCAACTCAAACTTGAGCGCTGAATTTATAGTTGTGTTATTGGCAGGTGTATGCGGGTTCGGTGTGGTGTGTGTGTTTATTGTGAGACCATTGGTGAACATTGTTGTTGAAAAAACACAACCCGGAGAATCAATGAAAGAAGCATACGTTGTGATGCTACTTCTGGGGCCACTTGTTATGGCAGCCATTAGCGACAGCTTGGGGCTATTCTTCATCGTGGGACCTCTTCTCTTTGGTTTTATTCTGCCAAATGGACCCCCAGTGGCTACAACAATTATAGAGAGGGTTGAATTGATAGTCTCTGAGCTTTTTATGCCTTTCTTCTACATGTATGTAGGCAAAAGAACAGATTTGTCTGGAATTCATGACCATTGGGATGTGGCTCTAACAGTACAGGGAATCTTATTTTTGGGATGCGTCGTAAAG GTAATTGATTTAGAAGTATACAGTGTAGCGGTGATGTACGTGGTGTTAATCACAATATTTTGCGTACCTTCGATCAAATTCTTGTACAGGCACTGTCGCGTGTGCATAACACCAACAGTACATGAAGGTCGTGTGAGAACAATCCAAAACTTCAAAGCAGACACAGACTTCAACATCGTTTCGTGCGTGCACACGGATCAACACGTGCATAGCATGATTGCCCTAACAGAGTCATGCAACCCAACCAGAGAAAGCCCCATTTGCCTCTTCGTGATCCATCTCATTGAGCTTTCCGGGAAAAGCACGCCCATTCTTCTTCCCATGAACAAAAACAACAGAAAATCTCTGTCCGTCAACTACCCCAACACCAACCGCATTTTGCGTGCATTCGAGAACTACTCCGAAAACTCAAGTGGTCCTGTAACTGTTCTTTCATACGTCAACGTTGCACCCTACAAAAGCATGTACGAAGCGGTCTGTAACCTCGCGGAAGATAACTCGGTGCATCTCCTCATTATTCCATTTCATCAGAATGATCAGAGTCTAGGAATCCACGTGTGCACCATCTTCCGTGAGCTCAACGCAAATTTTGCTACTTACTCAAAGGGCACGTTGGGGATTCTTGTGGACAGATTGTCGGTGCTGAGTATGAGTAACTACAACTTGTCTTTTCATGTGGGTGTCTTCTTCGTCGGCGGAGAAGACGATAGAGAAGCACTGGCGTTGGGAATTCGAATGTTGGAACGCGCGAACACGCGCGTGACCTTGATCCGGTTTGTTTTGCCTAGGAAAGGAGATTCGGGGTTTGTGATATTTGGAGAGGTGCAAAATGAAGAGGATGCGTTAGAGAGCACGTTGGACGAGAGTTTAATAGATGAGTTTTTGGCGAAGAGGGATTATAGTTTTGATGTTGTTAACGTTGTTTACCATGAGGTTGCGGTGGAAGATTGCATACAAGTGTTGGAAGCTATTAGGGAAATGGAGAATGACTATGACCTAGTGATGGTGGGGAAGCAACATAATATGGGGGATTTTAGGGAAGAAGAAATGTCAAATTTAATGGACAATTCGGACCAGTTGGGAATTTTGGGGGATATGTTGGCATCAAATGAGTTTTGTGAAGGAAAAACTCCTGTGTTGGTGATGAAATGTGGAGTCAAAAGGGTAAAACAAATGCGAAATTCAGGTCGTCACGTCTTTCGTAGTGGTTTGAGTTTTTAG